The following coding sequences lie in one Peribacillus frigoritolerans genomic window:
- a CDS encoding sporulation protein, protein MILRKSLLLLGIGSAQIDLILPKNTYKSGECINGYFLIKGGTLAQRIRRIECDLIMDTHSTGMEEILKTSTILSTREINSGESNEIPFNFCLPILKEPYKRGVSYRLKTRLILDKGIIGKDDDWILIDSE, encoded by the coding sequence TTGATACTTAGAAAATCTTTGTTACTTTTAGGGATAGGTTCTGCACAAATAGATTTAATCCTTCCGAAAAATACGTATAAATCTGGTGAATGCATAAATGGATATTTTTTGATTAAGGGTGGTACTCTTGCGCAAAGAATAAGGAGGATTGAATGTGATTTGATCATGGATACTCATTCTACGGGAATGGAAGAGATCCTTAAAACGAGCACCATTTTATCTACAAGGGAGATAAATTCAGGAGAAAGCAACGAAATTCCTTTCAACTTTTGTCTGCCTATATTGAAGGAGCCTTATAAGCGAGGGGTATCCTATCGCCTTAAAACGAGACTTATCCTTGATAAAGGGATAATAGGAAAGGATGATGACTGGATTTTAATCGATTCTGAATAA
- a CDS encoding IseA DL-endopeptidase inhibitor family protein yields MKKSLGMLLSIIILFFTLSGQVTAKTTSQNLSDANALKIADNASKHFWNALHGYKTRSCSQKTFNYKGTEYSYLCKEFNTKDKLTTYLAETFTNNAVEKGLTKYNYITHKGKLARPVGDGFSMLEWRKAKIKLVYQKLNVRSYNLTVPTVDGESVKRTVTFYKSGSTWKVNQFDAVQ; encoded by the coding sequence ATGAAAAAATCTTTAGGTATGCTATTATCCATTATCATTTTATTTTTCACTCTAAGTGGTCAGGTTACCGCAAAAACGACATCACAGAATTTGTCTGATGCAAATGCATTAAAGATAGCCGATAATGCCAGCAAACATTTTTGGAATGCTTTACATGGATATAAAACCCGTTCATGTTCACAAAAAACTTTCAATTATAAAGGGACAGAGTATTCGTACCTTTGCAAAGAGTTTAATACAAAAGATAAATTGACTACCTACTTAGCAGAGACATTTACTAATAATGCAGTTGAAAAAGGGCTGACCAAATATAATTACATTACTCATAAAGGGAAATTAGCCCGTCCAGTCGGAGACGGCTTCAGCATGTTAGAGTGGAGAAAAGCAAAAATTAAATTGGTTTATCAAAAACTAAACGTTAGGTCCTACAACTTAACTGTACCTACCGTCGACGGTGAGTCAGTAAAAAGAACGGTTACCTTTTATAAATCCGGATCCACTTGGAAAGTCAATCAGTTCGATGCAGTTCAATAA